ATGTGGTGCAGGAAATGTCGCCGGAGCATATTTGGGAAGTGGGTAAAAAAGTAAATGCCTTAGCATGGGATCAGCAGCACGTCGAAAATCCTGAAACTTTGCCGGCTGCATTGTTCTCTAAATTCGCCTTACAAGCCACGCATTTACCCAATACTACTGTTCACTTAAAAGAAATTGGCCGTTATCAGTACGACCGCAGGCATCCGGAGCAAGTATATTATCTGTATTTATTAACTCCCAATAAATAGATAAAACCACTTAGCCGGCCATGCTATTTAGGGCAGGAGTTTCGGATTTCGCTTTTTCGGCTAACTTGCTGCGGAACTCCCCAGGTGTTACCCCGTAATATTTTTTAAATAATTTATTTAAATGGCTGCCATCCGTAAAACCAAACTCGTAGGTAATTTGCGAAATGCTCCGGTTGCTGAATTGTAACCGATGCTGAATCATTTTTAACTTATATTTTAAAATATACTGTTGCAGCGACTCGCCGGTTTGCCGTTTAAAAAATATACTTAAGTAAGCCGGCGAATAATTAAACTTTTCTACTAACTGGTCAACGCGCAATAAATCAGGTTGTTGAATATTCTGGCTGATATACGAGAGAATTTCTTCAATGAGCTGAGCACTTTTGGGATCTTTGGTGGCAATGCCTTTTTCCTGCACCACATTACGGGCTAAAATCCCCAGAATAGCTTTCATTAAACCATTCATAATCAACTCATAGGAACTATCCAGGTTTCGTTCGTATTCCTGCAACAATACCGTAAGTAAATGTTCGAGCAGTTCTTTTTCTTGGGCATCCGAAACCAGGCTGCCGCAGGATTGGTACGGGGCGTTTAATAATAATTGAATGGGGCGCGACCAGTTAGAACCGGCAAACGAAACTGGGTCCTGTACAAAAGCTTCGGTAAAGCGCAAATAGCAAAAAGTAGTTTTTTCTTCAATTTCAAAATAATGGTAATCTTCCGGACCCAGCAGAAAAACATCGCCGGACGCATAGTCAAAGGTATTGCCGTTAATAAAATGCTGACCTGTACCGCTCCGGATAAAAATAATCTCGAAGTAGCTGTGCTTATGCACCGGATGCTGCCACGTTTCGGCTGTAAAAAGATAAATATTAAATGGTTCGTATTGAATGTAGCGCTTCATAGGGGTAGCTACGGTAAATAGTAATCGGGATAATTATTGCTGAAATTTAAAAATAATATTTACGGGCAAATTAAGTATAACCCGAACTGGTTTAATGATGTTCTTTTAAATAATGAAGAAGCTGATCGATGTCTTGCAAGGCTTGTTGTTGCGATAAAATAAAATTGTCTTGTAAATGAGCTTCGTTTTTGATGGCTGCCACCGATAAGTATTTTTCCGGGTTGCGGGTAAGCGTAGTAAACGGGCTAAAATTTTGTAGCTGATCTTCAAGGGGCGTGAGCAATTGCAGCGCATCTTCAATTAAACTACGAAGTACTAATATATTGCCCCGACTGTACCGTAAAAAATTAATCTGAAATTTTATTCTCTCCATTTCGGCGCCCTTATCCATAGAAACAGCATTTTTAGTCGATAGAAGCATTGATGCCCTTTGACTAAATTAAAATTATTTTAAAAATTTTTGCTCTGAGTATATCCCACACTGCTTTTTAAATTTAACGCAGAGGGGAGAGGTTTCTTAAAGTTAAGGGTATTTTCGGATTACTCGCATTATTTTTTGAATAAGGCCGTGTTTTCGTAAACTCTTCTATAAATTTAAAAATAGGCCGGAAGTAAATACCGGAGCCAGTAAAGAAGCAGGATTACAGGTTTTATAATTACCGGCAACGTAAACTTGGCTTAGGGTACCGCTCAACAATGTTAAGACTTTTACTATTTTCAGTGGGTGGTTACTCGGGTATTGGGGCCGATAAATAGAATGGCCCGGCGAAGCAGATTTTAATTTGCTGGGCGGTAATTTTTTAAAAAAGTGGTTAACTCCGTAACAGCATCGGTACCAATAAAATCCACGCCCTGGTTCATGAGGGTTTTCCAGGAATCTTCGTTATCCGGCGTAGCCCAAAAACGCATTTTTTGATTTTGGTGGTGCACGCTGTCAATAAGCTGCTTAATTTTGGTAAGTTCGGCCGCTTCAATTTTGCCTTTACCGTTCCAGCGCGAGTATTTCCGAAAATTAGCACTCACCAGCGATACTCGTTTGGCTTGTTCCGGATTGTAAACCTGCCCCGGCAGACCATCAAAATGAATAAACCCTGGAAACGTAGCCCAGGTTGATGGATCGGGCTTATCGCCGCTAATAACAATTTGAATGGTGCGGTTATTTTTGATTTCGGGATATTTTTCCAGCTTTCGCACCAGAACGGGCAAAGTAGAAGCCCCGGGCGTTTTTAAATCTATTAATATTTGTAATACAGCTTGCGCATTAGGGTAGGCTGTTCCGTTATTTTTTTGGATTTGCTGCTGCAAAGGTTTTAAATACAGTGCATCCAGGGTCCGTTCTGGGGCAATTTCTTTTAGCTCGTGGGCAACGTATAATTCGTTATTTTTTAAAAAAACATCTGCCTCAATAGAGCCTACTTTGTGCTGGTAAGCATTATGAAAAGGAACAGGTTGCTGGTAATCGTTATGCGAATGCACGTTGGCTGAGGTATAGCGTGCCTGGCCCTGTGCTATTTGCCCAAAAAGTAAGAGAAACAAAGTAATGCCACTGAGTTTTTTCATCGGAATTGGGTGCTTTGTTAGTAATGCTTGCCTAGTTGCAAGTAACTAAAAGCAAACCCTATCTGCTACTTTTATTTTAATGAAGTTTCTGTTATTAATTTTGCCTGCCCTAATAGTTCTTAAATTAAAATGCTTAAACAGCGCGGTTTAAAAAATTTCGAATTACCATTTAAATCCCATAAATTCCTGCTAACAATGGCGGGCTATTACAGCAACCGGTAATTTGCTTTTTTTAGCCAAATGTAAAATACGGCTGGTGTCTTTATTTTTAAATTTTTAATTTTTCTGGCTTTACTTGTAAATACAATCAGGTAATAGCTAAAGCCAGAAATAATTTTTCTATCCCTAAAGTGCGTTCCCTAATTTTAACATACATCTTAAAATGTCAAACAAAAAGGTTTTTTTCTGGTCAATTATAGTGGCTTTGGGTGGCTTCTTATTTGGCTTTGATACCGCAGTAATTTCGGGGGCCGAAAAATCTATTCAGCAACTCTGGCAGTTAACTACCTTCGAACATGGTTTTACGGTTGCCATTGCTTTAATCGGTACTGTTTTGGGGGCACTTGTAGGCGGCTTTCCGTCGGATAAATTTGGCCGCAAGGTTACCTTATTGGGGATTGCCGTTTTGTATCTGCTTTCATCGTTAGGTACGGCCCTGGCGCCTAACTGGATCATTTTTTTAATTTTTAGATTTTTAGGCGGCATTGGCGTAGGAGTATCGTCGGTTACTGCTCCTTTGTACATTTCAGAAATAGCGCCGGCTAAGTCCCGAGGTAAACTGGTGGCCATGTTTCAGTTTAATGTGGTGTTTGGCATTTTAGTGTCTTATTTATCTAATTACTTATTCGCCGGCACCGGCGAGCAAGATTGGCGCTGGATGCTGGGCATCCAGGCGGTGCCTTCCTTTATATTTTTGGTAGCGGTATTGTTTGTGCCGGAGAGTCCGCGGTGGCTAATTTTAAAAAGAAACCGTTTAGCCGAAGCCCAAAAAACCTTACGCACCGCCAACCCCGAAGCCGACATTAGCCAAATGATTGCGGAGATACAAGCTTCCGGGCAAAATGCATCAAGTCAGGTCAGCAAAACCAGTTTGTTTTCCGGAGCTTATGCCACGCCTATTTCTTTGGCCGTGTTGTTTGCCTTTTTTAATCAAATGTCGGGTATTAACGCCATTATTTATTACGCGCCCCGCATCTTCGAAATGGTAGGTTTAGGCAAAAGTTCTGCTTTACTTTCTTCAGCGGGTATCGGGTTAGTAAACTTTTTGTTTACATTATTAGCCGTAAATTTCATTGACCGGTTTGGCCGTCGCACCCTGATGTTTATTGGTTCTGTAGGTTTAATAATAACTTTAGGCTTAGTAGCAAAAGCTTTTTATTTAGAAGAGTTTAGCGGCATAGCTGTACCTATTTACCTGTTTGTGTATATTGCTTTTTTTGCTTTTTCGCAGGGGGCTGTTATTTGGGTATTTATTTCCGAAATTTTTCCGAACCAGGTTCGCGCCTCGGGTCAGGCTTTAGGTAGCTTTACGCATTGGATTATGGCCGCTCTTATTGCTTTTTCTTTTCCGTATATTACCGAAACTCTAGGCGGCGGCAATACTTTCCTGATTTTTACCGGCATGATGATCCTGCAATTGCTGTTTGTTTGGCGCCTGATGCCCGAAACCAAGGGAACTTCGCTGGAAGAAATCGGGCACACCGTGGTAATGCATTAATTGGCAACTTTCTACTTAAATACTCAGGATATCATGAATCATAAAATTATCTGTTTCGGGGAAACCTTATGGGATATGTTACCCAGTGGCAAATTACCCGGAGGAGCGCCCATGAATGTTGCCATTCATCTAAAATACAATAACTACGAGCCTCTGGTTATTAGCAGCGTAGGAATCGATGATTTAGGCGCAGCTTTATTGCAATTTTTAAAATCAAAGCAAGTGAGTACCGCTTACGTGCAGGTAAGCCAAACGCATTTAACCGGAGTAGTAAAAGTTAACGTCGATAACCGGAATGAAGTAACTTATGAAATAGTAGAACCCGTTGCCTGGGATTACATCCAATACGAGCCAAAAGCCGCCGGGCTCGTAAAAGATTCAGACGTTTTTGTGTACGGAAGTTTGGCCGCTCGTAGCGCTACCACCCGCGAAACCTTGTTGCACTACTTGCCGCTAGCCAAATTAAAAGTATTTGACGTAAACCTGCGTCCGCCACACTTTACCCCGGAACGTATCCAGGTGCTGTTACAATTTGCCGATGTGCTAAAGCTCAATCATCAGGAGTTACAAATATTATCATCATGGGTACAAGTTACTGGTAATGAGCAACAAAAATTATCTTATCTTCAAAAGAACTTTAACATCCCATTGCTCATCTTAACCCGCGGCGAAAATGGAGCGGCCGTTTTATCTTCGGAAGAATACCTGGAACATCCGGGGTTTAAAATAGAAGTAGAAGATACTATTGGCAGCGGCGATGCTTTTTTAGCTACCTTCCTGAGTAATTACCTGCAAGCCCAACCTTTGGCTGTTTGCTTACGCCAAGCTTGTTTAATTGGCGCTTATGTAGCCACTTGTCAGGGCGCTACGCCGCAGTATACTCCGCAAGAAGTGGTAAAATCCTTTGCTGGTAGTATTATTTAAATTTTAATGCAGAATAGTTTATTTACCGTTATGGTTCGGCTTACAAACCAAAGTATACAGCAAAGGGATTTGTAAAGGCAAAAGCCCAGATAAAAACCCTTTATGTAGAATAAAGAGGTTTTTATTTAGGCTAAATTTAAAATTTTAGATCAAACCAACTTATGCATTAAGCGGCCACCCGGATTAATGAATTTTGTTCTTTATAGGCTGTTTGGCCAAATTTCTTTAGCATGCGGTAATGCGATTGCAAGGCAGCAAAAAAAGTAGGGCTTTCGATGTAGGGAATATTAAACTCTAAAGCTGTTTGTTTTACAATTTTGGCAATTACCGGATAATGAATGTGGCACACCTTCGGGAATAAATGATGCTCAATTTGCCGGTTAAGGCCTCCTAAGAAAAAGCCCGCTAATTTACTATTAGTAGCAAAATTAGCTGTGGTGCGCATCTGGTGATCTGCCCAGGCTTCTTCTATATTGCCTTGTTCGTTGGGTACCGGAAAATCAGTACCCTCTACCACGTGCGCTAATTGAAATACTAAACCCATGGTAAGGCCTTCCGCCAGGTGCATGCCTACAAAGCCAATCACAAACTGCCACCACGTAATATCAATCAGCAATAAGGGCAAAGCGATAAATAAGAAGTAATAAATGGCTTTATAAAAAAACAAATTAAAATATTCCCGTTTCGGATGATTTACGGTAGGATGTTCACCAATCTTTTTTTGAAAAAACTTAACAAAATCTTTCCGGAAAACCCACGACAGGGACGCTAAGCTGTACAGTCCAAAAGCATATAAATGCTGAAAACGTTGAATTTTAAAAACTTTTTCTTCTTCCGAAATCCGGATAAGGCCAGGTGCCACCTCAATATCTTCGTCGTGGCCCGGAATATTGGTGTAGGTATGATGCACTACATTATGCGAAATATTCCAGATGTAAGGGCTGGCGCCAATCAAATTAAATAAAAAGCTAAATACTTTATTTACTTTAGTATTAGAAGAAAAAGAGCCGTGAATAGCATCGTGGCAAATGTTAAAACCTATAAAAGCACTAAACACCCCAAGCAAGATAGCTAAGGAAAACATGGGCCAGATAGAAAAATAGTTAGAAATTATAAGCAAGTAAAGCCCCAGAAATCCGGTGAGGTAAAAAATAGTTTTTCCCCACATGGCCATATTAGCGTGCCTGGAAGTAGCGTTTTCCTGAAAATGCTTTTCGACCCGTAGCCGGGTGGTAGCAAAAAAAGTGGATTTATGGGTATTGGTAAACTTGATTTTTGATGACATAAATAATAGTTGCGTTGTAAAGTAAAAGGGTAATCATAGAAAGAATTACAATACTGCAACTTATAAAGCGGGCGGAGGC
The sequence above is a segment of the Adhaeribacter swui genome. Coding sequences within it:
- a CDS encoding fatty acid desaturase family protein; this translates as MSSKIKFTNTHKSTFFATTRLRVEKHFQENATSRHANMAMWGKTIFYLTGFLGLYLLIISNYFSIWPMFSLAILLGVFSAFIGFNICHDAIHGSFSSNTKVNKVFSFLFNLIGASPYIWNISHNVVHHTYTNIPGHDEDIEVAPGLIRISEEEKVFKIQRFQHLYAFGLYSLASLSWVFRKDFVKFFQKKIGEHPTVNHPKREYFNLFFYKAIYYFLFIALPLLLIDITWWQFVIGFVGMHLAEGLTMGLVFQLAHVVEGTDFPVPNEQGNIEEAWADHQMRTTANFATNSKLAGFFLGGLNRQIEHHLFPKVCHIHYPVIAKIVKQTALEFNIPYIESPTFFAALQSHYRMLKKFGQTAYKEQNSLIRVAA
- a CDS encoding AraC family transcriptional regulator codes for the protein MKRYIQYEPFNIYLFTAETWQHPVHKHSYFEIIFIRSGTGQHFINGNTFDYASGDVFLLGPEDYHYFEIEEKTTFCYLRFTEAFVQDPVSFAGSNWSRPIQLLLNAPYQSCGSLVSDAQEKELLEHLLTVLLQEYERNLDSSYELIMNGLMKAILGILARNVVQEKGIATKDPKSAQLIEEILSYISQNIQQPDLLRVDQLVEKFNYSPAYLSIFFKRQTGESLQQYILKYKLKMIQHRLQFSNRSISQITYEFGFTDGSHLNKLFKKYYGVTPGEFRSKLAEKAKSETPALNSMAG
- a CDS encoding sugar porter family MFS transporter, with translation MSNKKVFFWSIIVALGGFLFGFDTAVISGAEKSIQQLWQLTTFEHGFTVAIALIGTVLGALVGGFPSDKFGRKVTLLGIAVLYLLSSLGTALAPNWIIFLIFRFLGGIGVGVSSVTAPLYISEIAPAKSRGKLVAMFQFNVVFGILVSYLSNYLFAGTGEQDWRWMLGIQAVPSFIFLVAVLFVPESPRWLILKRNRLAEAQKTLRTANPEADISQMIAEIQASGQNASSQVSKTSLFSGAYATPISLAVLFAFFNQMSGINAIIYYAPRIFEMVGLGKSSALLSSAGIGLVNFLFTLLAVNFIDRFGRRTLMFIGSVGLIITLGLVAKAFYLEEFSGIAVPIYLFVYIAFFAFSQGAVIWVFISEIFPNQVRASGQALGSFTHWIMAALIAFSFPYITETLGGGNTFLIFTGMMILQLLFVWRLMPETKGTSLEEIGHTVVMH
- a CDS encoding phosphatidylinositol-specific phospholipase C/glycerophosphodiester phosphodiesterase family protein: MKKLSGITLFLLLFGQIAQGQARYTSANVHSHNDYQQPVPFHNAYQHKVGSIEADVFLKNNELYVAHELKEIAPERTLDALYLKPLQQQIQKNNGTAYPNAQAVLQILIDLKTPGASTLPVLVRKLEKYPEIKNNRTIQIVISGDKPDPSTWATFPGFIHFDGLPGQVYNPEQAKRVSLVSANFRKYSRWNGKGKIEAAELTKIKQLIDSVHHQNQKMRFWATPDNEDSWKTLMNQGVDFIGTDAVTELTTFLKNYRPAN
- a CDS encoding carbohydrate kinase family protein, with product MNHKIICFGETLWDMLPSGKLPGGAPMNVAIHLKYNNYEPLVISSVGIDDLGAALLQFLKSKQVSTAYVQVSQTHLTGVVKVNVDNRNEVTYEIVEPVAWDYIQYEPKAAGLVKDSDVFVYGSLAARSATTRETLLHYLPLAKLKVFDVNLRPPHFTPERIQVLLQFADVLKLNHQELQILSSWVQVTGNEQQKLSYLQKNFNIPLLILTRGENGAAVLSSEEYLEHPGFKIEVEDTIGSGDAFLATFLSNYLQAQPLAVCLRQACLIGAYVATCQGATPQYTPQEVVKSFAGSII